The following are from one region of the Geoalkalibacter subterraneus genome:
- a CDS encoding DUF6962 family protein, with product MIHEPMTVLTDYLLGMWVLWLGGRLWRQGRRLHDRAIGDWSLVFIFSAVAAFCGGTVHGFPNLLGGIGSALLWKLTVQAVGIASLCFLAAMIRSMFRGRVRRILLAAAFVKWAVYAWWMTSHDAFLYVVLDYLPSLLFVGGLQAWCWLRQGRAAGRWITLGVVISLVAAGIQQSGFSLHRHFNHNDLYHVVQMAAFYLLYRGGILLRQLP from the coding sequence TTGATACATGAACCTATGACGGTGTTGACCGATTATCTGCTCGGGATGTGGGTGCTGTGGCTCGGGGGGCGTCTGTGGCGGCAGGGGCGAAGACTCCATGACCGGGCGATCGGTGACTGGAGTCTTGTGTTTATCTTTTCCGCAGTGGCGGCGTTCTGCGGGGGGACCGTCCACGGTTTTCCAAACCTGTTGGGCGGAATCGGCAGTGCGTTGCTGTGGAAACTGACCGTGCAGGCGGTGGGAATCGCCAGCCTGTGTTTTCTGGCCGCTATGATCCGCAGCATGTTCCGCGGGCGGGTGCGGCGCATTCTACTGGCGGCGGCGTTTGTGAAATGGGCGGTTTACGCCTGGTGGATGACATCTCACGACGCCTTTTTGTATGTAGTGCTCGACTATCTGCCCTCGCTGCTTTTCGTCGGCGGATTGCAGGCCTGGTGCTGGTTGCGGCAGGGCCGGGCGGCCGGGCGCTGGATTACGCTGGGTGTGGTGATTTCACTGGTTGCCGCGGGCATTCAACAGTCCGGTTTCAGTCTCCACCGGCATTTCAACCACAACGACCTTTATCATGTGGTGCAGATGGCGGCTTTTTACCTCCTTTACCGGGGAGGGATACTGTTGCGGCAGCTCCCCTGA